The Leptospira paudalimensis region TAAAACTAACGTAGATTAAATTTTTAATTTTTTGTTTCATTTCGTCTAGAGAGTAGACAACCAGATCCGATCGTCAAACACATTACACGACATTTTCTTGTTATGTGAAAAAAACTGATTTTATTTTTTTTATCTAATTGTTTTCATCAGAGGCAATGATGAGAAGATAAGGATTTTTATTCCCATCTAACTGTTGCAAAATTGTCTGCAAATCAACTAATTTAATTCCGACACAACCTGACGTGGGTTTGGTTTCTTCCCAAGGGTGGATAAAAATCATACTTCCATGGCCTGGGATACTTGGATTCGTATTATGCTCTATGACGATAAACAGTTGGTAAATGGAAGAATTCCATAAAGGTGTGGCACCTTTCTCTTTTTTGCGAATCAATTGGTTGTAATGTTTTGAGCTAGGAACATCACTCCAATAGTCATTTTTTTGTATTTGAGTGTATTCTAAATTTGGAATAGAATTTTTTTCTTTACCTAGGACTCTCCGAATCGGATAACTTCCGTAAGGTGTAAATCCATCACCTTCTCGTTTTTCATCCGCTGGGATGAGTCCACTCCTGCCGAACCATACGGTTACAACTGGAGTCAATAGTTTCCATTCTCCCTCTTCTACTCCATACAAATGAAGTTCACCTTGGGTTTCTCCAGGTTCTCCTAGGATGAGAAGTATTTGTTCGGATTGGTAAAGACCGGAATGGAAAGATGTTTGGGGTTCAGAACCAACTTCGTTTGCGAGAAATACGAAAATGAGAACGGAAAAGAGAGCGCAAAATGACCTAATTTGAGGGAAGGAACGGTGAAATTTGAGAAAATCGGTGGAAATTTTTAGGGATACGCCGGAAAATTGAGGAATTCGATTGGAAACCAATGTGCGAAGTGGAAAAGACCGCTCCCCCTGCTGGGCTCGAACCAGCGACCCAATGATTAACAGTCATTTGCTCTACCGACTGAGCTAAAGGGGAATCTCGAATCTGTGACCATGCTACGGAGAAAGCCCGCTAGGTCAACGAAAAAATTATGTCATAGCGACGAGAAAATTTGCAAAAATTCTAAAAAATCCGATCCCAAGTCTTGAAAAAATAGATGTTTCCAACTTAAGATTCCTTCATTGTGACATAATCCTCTCCGCTCCTGGTTTGAGGAAAAAATAGAAATTTTATATGTTGTTTGAGATGGGGTTCTTGCATGAAGATTGAGAGGCATTTTACCAAAGGGAACAAGGGTTTATACCCGAATTTGACATGGGTTCGTAAGGACTCAAAAATTACAAATACGGACGGGTCGGTTGTGTTTGAAGCAAACGGCGTCGAAGTTCCCGATTTTTGGTCGCAAGTGGCTACCGATATCCTCGCGCAGAAGTACTTCCGCCGCAAAGGTGTTCCGAAGTACCTGAAAAAAGTCGCAGAAAAAGGAATCCCTGAATGGTTACAACGTTCGGTTCCTGATGATGAAAAACTCATCGCTCTGAACCCTGAAGACCGTTACGTAGGAGAATCAGATTCCAAACAAGTATTCCACCGATTGGCGGGATGTTGGACGTATTGGGGTTATAAATATGGGTATTTTTCAGATGAAGATAGTGCCCGTGTTTTCTATGAAGAAGTGATCTTTATGCTCGCAAGCCAAATGTCGGCTCCGAACTCTCCACAATGGTTCAACACTGGTCTCCACTGGGCGTATGGAATCGATGGAAAGTCACAAGGTCATTATTACGTAGATCCAAAATCGGGAAAATTAGTAAGATCAGCCTCTTCTTACGAACACCCACAACCACATGCATGTTTCATCCAATCTGTGGATGATGATTTAGTGAATGAAGGCGGAATCATGGACCTTTGGGTTCGCGAAGCTCGCCTCTTTAAATACGGTTCTGGAACAGGAACCAATTTTTCCAACTTACGTGCAGCCAATGAATCCCTTTCTGGTGGTGGCAAAAGTTCTGGTCTTATGTCTTTCCTAAAAATTGGGGACCGTGCTGCTGGTGCCATTAAGTCTGGTGGAACCACTCGTCGTGCAGCGAAGATGGTTTGTCTTGATATGGACCACCCTGATATCGAAGAATTTATCGATTGGAAAGTCCAAGAAGAGAAAAAAGTGGCATCCCTTGTCACAGGTTCCATTTTAAACAACCGACTCTTAAATGAAATTATGACGGCATGTGCTTCCGCCAAACAAACACTTGGTGAAGAAAAAGCATATGACCCAACTGCAAACGTAGAACTTAAGAAAGCCATCCAAAAAGCAAGAAAAGCCTTTGTTCCTGACAACTACATCAAACGAGTGATTGATTTGTCGAGACAAGGATACAAAGACCTACTCTTTGAAGAACTCACAACTGATTGGCAATCAGAAGCATACAATACAGTTTCTGGACAAAACTCCAATAACTCCGTACGAATCACAAATGAGTTTATGGAAGCGGTAGAAAAAGATCTCCCGTTCCACCTCATCAATCGCACAGAAAAGGAAAAAGCTCGCAAAGAAGGTCGTGAACCTAAAGCAGCAAAAACCTTACGTGCTCGTGACCTTTGGGAAAGAATTGCAAATGCAGCTTGGAACTCAGCTGACCCAGGAACTCAGTATCATAGTACAATCAACGAATGGCATACTTGTCCAGAAGATGGAGCGATCAACGCATCCAATCCATGTTCTGAATACATGTTCCTCGACAACACAGCATGTAACTTAGCTTCTGCGAACCTTGTCAAATTCCTAAAAGAAGATGGATCCTTTGATGTAGAAGGATACCGTTACTTGAACAAAATCTGGACCATCATCCTAGAAATTTCGGTTCTCATGGCACAGTTCCCATCGAAAGAAATTGCGGAATTGTCTTACAAATTTAGAACATTGGGGCTCGGGTATGCAAACCTTGGTTCCCTACTTATGATCATGGGAATCCCTTATGATTCGCAAGAAGCAATGGCTGTGACAGGTGCAATATCGTCCATCATGCATATGACAGCTTATGCAACATCAGCAGAGATGGCAAAGGAACTTGGACCATTTGCTGGTTATGAAAAAAACAAAGACCATATGTTACGTGTGATCCGTAACCATAGACGTGCTGCATACAATGCACCAAAAGAAGAATACGAAGGATTAACCATCACACCAGTGGGAATTAACCCTTCTTTCTTACCTTCTTATTTACTCGAAGCAGCAAAAGAAGATTCTGACAGAGCATTGGCACTCGGAGAACAATTCGGATACCGCAATGCACAAGTTACAGTGATTGCTCCAACAGGAACCATCGGTCTTGTCATGGATTGTGATACAACTGGAATCGAACCTGACTTTGCACTTGTGAAATACAAAAAATTGGCAGGTGGTGGTTACTTCAAAATCATCAACCAATCAGTGCCTGCAGCACTGAAAAAATTGGGTTATAGCCAAGCAGAACAAGATGCGATTGTGAACTACTGTAAAGGCCATGCTACATTCAATGGTGCACCGGGTGTTAACACCGCTCGTTTGAAAGAAAAAGGATTCACTGAAGATGTGTTAGAGAAATTGGAAAAACAACTTCCGTTTGTATTTGATATCCAATTTGCTTTCAACAAATTCACGCTAGGTGAAGATTTTCTTGCAAAAACATTGGGCATTGACCCTTCCCTTTACAATTCCATGGGTTTCAATTTACTTGAAACATTGGGATTTACTGCAGATGAAATCGCACAAGCAAATGATTATGTTTGCGGAACGATGACCATCGAAAACGCACCTTTTATCAAAGAGAAGGATCTTCCTGTTTTTGATTGTGCAAACAAATGTGGTAAATACGGAAAACGCTTTTTGTCTTATCAATCACACATCCGAATCATGGCAGCGGCTCAGCCATTCATTTCGGGTGCGATTTCCAAAACGATCAACCTTCCAGAAGAGGCAACCATCGAGGATGTAAAAAATGCATACCTCATGTCCTGGAAAGTGATGATCAAAGCAAACGCTCTCTACCGAGACGGATCAAAACTTTCACAACCACTTAACTCCGTATTTCAGTTGTTAAGTGCAGTGGGAGAAGAGGAAGAAGAACTAAACACTACTTCCGCTCCAAAAACGGTAACTGAAGTGGCAGAAAAATTGGTGTATAAATACATCTCGGAAAGAAGGAAACTTCCACACCGACGTGCAGGATACACGCAAAAAGCGATGGTGGGTGGTCACAAAGTATACCTCCGAACAGGAGAATACGAAGATGGCCAACTCGGTGAGATCTTTATCGATATGCATAAAGAAGGAGCGGCATTCCGTTCCCTTATGAATGCGTTTGCGATTGCGGTTTCCCTTGGATTACAACATGGCGTTCCTTTGGAAGAATTTGTGGAAGCATTTACCTTCTTTAAATTTGAACCAAACGGTATGGTGTCTGGTAACCCTCATATCAAAATGTCTACTTCAGTAATCGATTACATCTTTAGAGAACTTGCGATCACTTATCTTGGTCGATACGACTTGGCACAAGTATCACCGGAAGACTTAAGAACTGACGAAGTGGGAAGAAAGGCAGAACCGACTCGAGATACTGTGGGAAAGCAGGAAAGTAGCGGTCCTCGTACTCCGCTACAAGTAAATGCAATTTCTATGAAATCGGTTCTCGAAGACAAAGCTGAAGTTGTAGCTGTGGCAGGCCAAACTCCACAACAACCAACCCAAGCACAATCCGCTGCGGCAACACTGAAGATCATTGCGGAAGCGAGAACCAAAGGTTATACAGGAGATTCCTGTACCGAATGTGGTTCCTTCCAAATGGTACGAAACGGAGCTTGTCTCAAGTGTATCTCTTGTGGATCCACAACAGGTTGTTCATAAAAAACAAAACCAATCACCATCTAAGTTTGCAAAAAACTAGATGGTGAATCCAAATAAGACCTGAGAAGGTCACATAACGGATGAGGAAATATTAAAAAAGGGACCGAACATTCGGTCTTTTTTTTTGCTAGCAGGTGTTTCCATTTGAAAGCAAAATTTGATACGTGTGTAAATGAACGATTTCAAGTATTCAAACAGACTTTAGGTGAAGAAGTTTAAGGAGTGGGAGCCGGTTCAATCGAACCTTCTTCTGGTTTTGGAGCCCCGCCACCTAATTGGTTTAAGTTGGGAAGGTCTACTTTAGGAGACGATAAAGTTCCACGAACTGGGATACAGGTTTTCCCACCTTCTTGTGGTAATAAGGCCACCATGCCTACCAAATCTTGCCTTTCTTGGGCAAATTTCTCAGTTAAGGAAAAACAAACCTTTAAATCCAATTGAGAAAACGAAATGGTATCTGACAATCGAACAACACCTTGGAATTGGAATTTTGCTAGATTGGAATCAAGACTTCCTCTTTCGATGAGAAGTTTCCCCGAACGAATTTTAAAGAGTAAATTTGCTCTTTTGATATCAGTTCCTTTTAAAGTTCCTAAGAAAGGAATGTCCATCGATTCCTTGATTTTCCCACCAGAAAGAGTAATTTCCCCTTCTCCATTCCATTTGGTAATTTTATCGTCTAAGGGTGACAAACGAATCGGTAAATCTAAGGTTTGAATCCCTATCGAAAGATCACTTCCTTCATAACTAAAATAACCTATATTGATATCCCCTTCCAAACGGGATTGTAAAATTCCAAATACAGAAACACCAAGGCTTACTTCTTCTGCTTTTAATGATGTTCCAGTGGGAAAACTAACAACAAAACTATCAAAAGATTTCCTTCCAATCATGGGGAAATGGATTTCTTTTGCATCCATTAAGATCCCTGTTTCTTTGCCTGTTTTAATGAGGACAGACCTAACAATTTCATTGAGAGGGAAAATAAAAATCGTAAACAATAGAAAAGAAACAAATGAAATCGCAATGAGAGTTAGAATTTGTTTCTGATTTACTTTCGAGTGCTCTTCATCGGAATCTTCATCAAAAAGTTCACTATCTTCTTCCAAGACTGACTCTTGAACGGCAACATCATCATCATCTAAATCAAAGTCTTCTTCAAATTCGTTTTCTTTTGCCATTTTATTTCCCTTTCGACAAACGACTATAAGATGATACTTTCAAATTGACATCGTATATCTCTTTTTCTGCAAATGGTTTACGAAAACTAAGTAGGTCTACTTTTGCTTGGATTTGTTTGTTTTTTTCGATGTCGTAAACTAATTTGATGATATCTTGCAATAAAACAGAACGAAAGGATACATCGATTGTAATTTTGTTATAGTCCTTTTGGATGACATTACTAGTATCCTTCATGGTTTGGACTTTGTCTTTCAAATTATAACGAACCAAAATTTGATCCAATTTGGAATACATAACACTTACGTCTTCTTCACTGCCACCAGATTGTAATCCACGTAAATAATTGTATTCTCGGATCACTCGGTCGAGTTCACCAGCTTGTGATCTAGTTTCGAAAATCTCATCTGATAATCGATTTCTTAAATCAGATAATAAAGTCACAATCGTATAAACACCAAGTAGCGAAACAAAACTAATGAGTCCAATCACAAGGACTCGTTCTCTATCATTCAAACGATCAAACATTAGGGTTCATCCTTTGGTGTCACAACATCCATTTTGATTTTAAAACTAACTTTGAATTTATTCACACCCGTGATGAGACGTTTGTTTTGGATTTGGATATTCGTGAACTTTTCTGATTTTTCTAAAGCAGATTGGATGGTTCCAATTTCACCAAATTCGTTTACCCTTCCGTAAATTTGGATCTCCTTTTCTTCAAAGTTAAACTGATCCAAAATAAAAGGTAGAACCTCGGGCGAAGGAAATTGTTCGGTTGCTTCATTCAATACATCAAGAACACTTTCTTGGGACAAAAACAATCTGTAAATTTCAGTTTTTTTACGTTCTGCCTTTAGTTTCTTATTGGCGGTATCAAGAGGGTCTTCCTCTTCACCTAACTCTCCGCCAATTCCATTTTTATATTTTTCGATTAATATTTGTTTGTTGGCAGCGATTTTCCGTTTATCCAAAATGATCCCAATCAAAAATACACCGAAGAGTAAAATAAGAGATATACTCACCAAAATAATATGTGGTTTGAATGCAGCGAGTTTGAACCGATTGGTATGAATTTTTTTAGCAAAACCCGTTTCTAAAAAATTCACACGATTTCGGGATTCAAAGTGAACGCCAGTTGCAACAGACGTTACAAAACTTGGATCATTGATCCCTAAGAATTCATACCTACCTGTTTTGATTCCTAATTTTTCTTCCAAATAACCAGTAAGATTCGGATAGAGACTTGCCCCACCAGATAATAAAATGAGGGTTGGTCTCTCTTGTTCTGGAAGGGAAAAAATACTGTTCTCAACTTCATGAACTACTTGGTCAAGTTTTGCTAAAATGAATTTACGTAATGACTTAAATTGGATGGCAGTGATGTGAAACTGATTTAAAAATTTTGTTTCTTCAACCTTATCCATAGAATCAAATAAAAATCCAATTGGAAGTGATTCTTTGATAAGTCTTGCTTCTTCTAAGTCAATTTTGAGAATACTCGCAAACTCTGCGGTAATTTCTTCCCCACCGATATAAATTTGCCGAGTGTGCCTTAATTTTCCTTCATGGAGAACATTTAAAATACAATAACGTCCACCTAAATCTAATTGTAAGATTGATTTTTCGGCAACTAACAAAGGATAATTTTTAGTAATAAGAGCCGAAAGTACAAAGGAATCTAACGATAAACAACTTAATGTCAAATCACCTTTTGCAAAAGGTTTTAGAGCTCGAAATAATTCGGAATGATGAACATTGAAAGTGATTACATCAGAATTTTCTTTTCCTGTTCTCCAAGTTTTCCCAATAACTTCCAGTTCTTCCATAGGATAAGGAACTAAATTTTCCACTTCAAATGGTAAAACTTCTTGGATGGCTTTTTCTGAAACCAAAGGAACTGTGAGGTCCCTTACAAATAAATTATGAATCCCTAAATTGAGTAAAAAACGATTTTCCTCTGGAAAAAAACTTTGGATAAATCGGATGATATTGTATTCGAATGGATCCCCTTCATTTTCATCTAGTTCCACAACAGGTAAACTTTCCGTTCTGAGGATAACCACCTTTCCTAAAACTTTTTTGAATAAAACACCCTTCAGGAAGGTAGATCCGTAATCGATAGCAAGGTATTGGTCAAATGATAACATAATTAATCTTCAGTATAGTATAACATCTGGTTGTTGGTAAGATCAAATAATCCAGTTACCTTACGAACCACTTTATCCTTTATAATCCCGACCCCTGTAATTTTGTAAACTTCACCTTTTGTTTTAATCCGGCCACCCGATACATCGGTTCCTTCCCCTGCTAGTTCCTTATACAAAGTAAGATCACCAGTGGTTTTAACTTGGAACTCAGGTTCTGTCTCCAGATCTTTCAATTCTTTAATATAGCCTCCTTTCTGCAACTTGAGTTTCAAAATTTTCATGGCGGCTTGTTTGGTCATAAAATCGGAAAGGGAAATGAGCACAAAATAGGGTGCCGTATTGATATTGATCCTGTCATCATACGAATCTCCCGCAGGCAAATAGGCAGTGATATTATTCGAGAGCACATAGTCTTTATCGGAACGAAGTGCCCTTTCCTCTTCTGTCATAAAGTCTTTGGAATTATTTTTGTCGTAATCCTTAGGTTTTAAACTTTCATACACCACGGAGCGGTCATAGCCCTTCACATTTAAAAGTTCAGAAAGGGAATAAAAAGGAGCATTTTTGATCTTTCTTGGAGGGCTCAAACGACTGTAATAATACTGTTCCGCTCCACCCCCTGTTTCTTGGTGGTTTTCATCAATCCAATCCAAAATAGGAAAAATCATCTCGCGTTTGAGGCCAAACTGGTAGAACAACCGAGTGACCATTTCAATTGTCCTTTGGTTGGGTTGGTCATCATAAATTTTAACAAGGGAGTTGATGTTGATTTTGCCATCTTCGGGGCTCATTGTGTAATAGATCACACCTCCCCCGAGTGGAATGGGAGGAGGATCCATGGCAAGTCCTGACTGGTACAAAACCTCTTCTGGGATTTTTTTTAATGCCCCAACAGCTCCCATAAACCCAGCCTTTGCCAACATATGTGCACGAAACCCGTCTGCCTGTGCCCTAGCCACTCGGTATTCTGTGGCAGCATCTTCAAAAAATTTGGAAGCCGTAAACAAAGACGCGGTTCCGATGGCCATCACAAGGAGATAGACCATAAATCCTTTTTTAGCGTTTTTATTTGTAGAGAATAACCGGATGCGCAAGTGATTCATATTTAACAAAGGCACTCCCCACTAATGATATAATTTCAAATCGAATGAGCCTTGGAATTTTTTTAGTTGTACGAGAATTCCAATCATCTACCCATTTGTCACCACGTTCCGAAAATTTCATTTGGAAACTTTTGACATTTTCAAGTAACACATGTTCAACTCCACCTTGTGTGGGAAAGGTATCTACCATTTCGTCTTCTCTCCGAATGAGATAGGACAAACCTTCCATTTTTGGATTGGGCATCTTTCGTAAATAAAAGGATACTTCCCTGACAGATGCTTGGCCCTCTTCTTCCGAATTAGGATTGGAAGTCGCAAAAACTATCCGATCGTTCCTTGCTCCAGTCACTCCTTCTTGTTTTCCCACAAATAAAATTCGTTTTTGGTTATCGATAAAATAGGTACGAGCTAAAGTTCCTCGGATATTTTCCATAGCATACAAAATATCCTTTCGATTGGCTCCTTTATTTGAAGCTCCTTTTTTGGAGATTTTATTGGCAGTATAAAAAACGGAAAAGATCCCAGTAAAAATAACAGCCATGATCATCACAACAATGGAAATTTCAACGAGTGTGAACCCTTTACGTTTTTGTTTGCATTGATTCAAAGAAAGCTTTTTCCATAAAACATTCATTAGTATTTTGCACTCCTGAACGTTTCAACGCTATAGGTTTCTTTTTTGTTTCCATCCATATAAAATATGGAAACCTTCACTCGGAAAACTTTTAAAACTCCCCCAGTTTCAAAACTTTTTTTCTGTCCTCTTTTTTTCATTAGGTCACTAAGACCTACGTCTTTATCACCTAACATATCTTTTGGTGCTTTTTTCCGAAGTTCCTCTGCATTGGGACCACCAGCAAGTTTGAGTAAGTCCATTTCTTCTTCTTTGATTTCTGTTTCAAAGGTATAACCAGGGAATGCATCGATGGAACCTCGGGAAGTGTCCGTTTGCATGGTGGTGGAGGAATCCACTTGCGCCATTTTAATTTTTGCCAAATGAACTGCGTTGGCAAGTAAGACAGCTTTTTTTTGGTACGAAATTCCTTCCGCTATCATAGAATAGGTATAGGTCATCACCATGGCTGCCATCGCCATGGCGATTGTGACTTCAAATAGGGTAAATGCATTACGGGATTGTTTAACGAGGTTGTGTTTTTGCATTGGAATCTACTTGTTCGTCACGTTCATCCAAACCATAAGATACTTTTTGGATGGAATTTGTATCAGATTCTGGGAAAAATTCCATTTTATGGATTTTGATTTTTCCACCATATCGATAAATTTGAATCGTACGTTTGATTTCTGTATCAGAACCAATATATAAGAATAAATCTGTTGTGGTTCCTTGTGGAGTGAAGACTATTCGAATTTTGCCTTCGTTTCTAGGTTTACCACCTAAGTCGCGTACGCTGACAATTTTGGAATAAAAAGGGAGAGTTGTTTTTTTTAAAATGGGTTCTTCTTCTAAGCCACTTTCTTCTCGTTTGAGTAAAAAGAACTGGTATTCCCTTTTTTCAAAATCATATTCAAAGAGCACAGCTTGGTTTGTGAGTTGCGCTTTGTTATAACCAAATTTAAAAGATTCTTGTAATTTGACTGAAATGTCCTCAGTAGACGGGATGATGAGGTTTCGTAAGGAACCACCCACAATCACCATGAGAAGCCCTAATATAGAAATGACAACGACGATCTCAATGAGTGTGAGACCGTCGCGGATTTGTCTTTTCCATTTCGGAAAATGTTTTTTATCGGAATGCGGCTGGATAATCATCAGGAGATAGGATATTAAAATCTTTATTTTTTCCATCTCCACCTTCTTTTTTATCTTCACCTAATGTATAAATTTGTGGAACTGCTCCTTCAAATTTTAATACATACGGAGTTTTCCAAGGGTCTTTTAAGACTGCCTTTTCCCGAATGATTGGTTCATAATCATCACCAATTTTGTCATCATCTGGTTTTTCGATTAACGCTTGTAAACCTTGTTCTTCCGAAGGGTATTTATCATAAACTTCCAAATAACGTTCTAATGCAGTTTTTAAAACAGCACTGTCATTTTTCAGTTTTAGTTTTTTTTCCCCTTCACCTCGGTTACCGATACTTGAGTAAAGAATCGCCATCAGGGAACCTAAAATCAGCATCACCACTGTGATTTCGATTAGAGTGAGTCCCTCACGGATCTTTCTGTTTTTTCCTTTCATTTTCATAAACTCTACATCCCCTGGATTTCTTGAGTTAGTTTATACATTGGCGTCATAATCGCCGCCATAATGGTAAAAATAATTCCACCCATTACAATGATCATCATGGGTTCTAAGGATTGGGTCAAAGATTTTATTGCTGTATCAACCTCAGATTCGTAGATTTCTGAGAGTTTGTTCATCATTTCCGGAACCTTATCAGAAGCCTCCCCAGCACTGAGCATCCCGAGAACCATTTGCGGAAGCACTTGTGAACCTTGTAAGGAATCAGATAATTTTCCACCTTCTTTGATTTTGATGATCGCTGCATCAATCTCTTCTTTAAAAACCGTATGCCCAACCACATCCGATACAATATTCAGTGAAACAATTAAGGGAACTCGATTTAGGAGTAAAATAGACAGATTTCGAGCAAAATTGGATACTAAGATTTTCCGGAGTAAGGTTCCAATTACAGGTAGTCCCAGTAAAAACTTATCCCAAACTTTTTTTCCCTCTGGAGAACTTTTCCACTTCAAAAATCCAAGAAAACTAAACGAAATCAGACCCAAAATAAAATACCAATAATTGGTTAAGACATAGGATAAAAAGATCACAGCTCGTGTGAGAAGTGGAAGTTTTGCATCAAAGGATGCAAATAATTGTTCGATTTGGGGAATCACAACAACAAGTAAAAAGATCGATACACCAAGTGATAGTAGACCCATAATCATCGGATAAATCATTGCCACTTGCACTTTCGATTTTAATTCAGAAGATTTTTCTTCCAATTCCGCTAACCGGTGCAAGGTGTTTTCGTAATTTCCAGTGGACTCACCAACAGAAATCAAACTGGGATATTGGTCGGGAAACACAGTTTTGTGTTTTTTCATCGACTCTGAAAGGCTTGACCCTTCCGTGATATCCGCCCGCATCTCAATCAAAACTTTTTTGAAATAGATATTTTCAACTTGGTCAATGATGGATAACAAACACTTATCGAGTGGAATTCCTGCTCCAATCAGAGTTCCCAATTGTTTACAAAAAAGTCCCACCTCTTTTCTTGGAATTCGATAAAGTAGTTTGGATAAAAAAGGAAATAATTCTCGTTCTTCCTTTTCGCGGTCTTCTTGGATGGAACGAACATACAGGCCTTTTGCTTTTAGTTTATTACGTGCTGCTTGTAAATTGACAGCATCAATGATGTTCTTTTCTTCTTTTCCCTTTTTATTAAAGGCAACGTATGTATAAAGTGGCATAAAACTTACGATACCCGAAGGACTTCTTCCGGAGTGGTAACTCCTTCTATGACCTTATACTTTCCATACTCTTGTAAGGTGGAAAGACCATTTTTCACAGCAAGTTCTTTGATCCGATTGGCATCTGCACCCTGTAAAATCGCACGTTTGATTTCATCATTCATGGTGAGAAGTTCATACAAACCAGTTCGTCCTTTGTATCCAGAATTGAGACAAGAACTACAACCCTTTCCACGATACAAAACACCATTTTTCAGTTCTTTTCTTTGGATCCCAAGGCCCGCCAAATCCTTGTCAGTTGGTTTGTATGAAGTTTTACAATCTTTGCAGATGACACGTACAAGTCGTTGCGCCATAAATCCAAGTACAGAACTTGTGATGAGATAAGGTTCAATCCCCATATCCACAAGCCTTGTGACAGCAGAAGAAGCATCATTCGTGTGTAAGGTGGAAAACACCAAGTGACCTGTAAGCGATGCTTGGATGGCGATCCTAGCTGTTTCTTCATCACGGATCTCCCCTACCATCACAACATCAGGGTCTTGACGTAATATCGAACGAAGTCCTGCAGCAAATGTGAGACCAATTTTATCATTCATTTGCATTTGGGAAATTCCATCCATTTGGTATTCCACTGGGTCTTCACAAGTAATGATGTTTCGTTCTTCCGTATTGATTTCCGAAAGTGCGGAATAAAGGGTAGTTGATTTTCCCGATCCAGTTGGACCAGTTACTAAAATAATTCCATACGGTTTATATATGAGTTCTTTAAATTCTTTTAGGATTTGAGGATTAAATCCCATGGTTTCTATCGAATATTTTTGGTCTGTTTTATTCAATATCCTCATTACAATTCGTTCTCCGAATTGGCAAGGAATGATCGATACCCGCACATCCACATCTTTGCCGGCTAATCTAAGTTTGATCCTACCATCTTGAGGAAGCCTGTTTTCCGCAATGTTTAGGTTCGACATAATTTTGATACGAGTGGAAATCCCCGCCAAATATGACTTTG contains the following coding sequences:
- a CDS encoding prepilin-type N-terminal cleavage/methylation domain-containing protein; amino-acid sequence: MIIQPHSDKKHFPKWKRQIRDGLTLIEIVVVISILGLLMVIVGGSLRNLIIPSTEDISVKLQESFKFGYNKAQLTNQAVLFEYDFEKREYQFFLLKREESGLEEEPILKKTTLPFYSKIVSVRDLGGKPRNEGKIRIVFTPQGTTTDLFLYIGSDTEIKRTIQIYRYGGKIKIHKMEFFPESDTNSIQKVSYGLDERDEQVDSNAKTQPR
- a CDS encoding prepilin-type N-terminal cleavage/methylation domain-containing protein, encoding MQKHNLVKQSRNAFTLFEVTIAMAMAAMVMTYTYSMIAEGISYQKKAVLLANAVHLAKIKMAQVDSSTTMQTDTSRGSIDAFPGYTFETEIKEEEMDLLKLAGGPNAEELRKKAPKDMLGDKDVGLSDLMKKRGQKKSFETGGVLKVFRVKVSIFYMDGNKKETYSVETFRSAKY
- a CDS encoding type II secretion system protein GspG, yielding MKMKGKNRKIREGLTLIEITVVMLILGSLMAILYSSIGNRGEGEKKLKLKNDSAVLKTALERYLEVYDKYPSEEQGLQALIEKPDDDKIGDDYEPIIREKAVLKDPWKTPYVLKFEGAVPQIYTLGEDKKEGGDGKNKDFNILSPDDYPAAFR
- a CDS encoding type II secretion system protein GspJ, encoding MNVLWKKLSLNQCKQKRKGFTLVEISIVVMIMAVIFTGIFSVFYTANKISKKGASNKGANRKDILYAMENIRGTLARTYFIDNQKRILFVGKQEGVTGARNDRIVFATSNPNSEEEGQASVREVSFYLRKMPNPKMEGLSYLIRREDEMVDTFPTQGGVEHVLLENVKSFQMKFSERGDKWVDDWNSRTTKKIPRLIRFEIISLVGSAFVKYESLAHPVILYK
- the pilM gene encoding cell division protein FtsA; translation: MLSFDQYLAIDYGSTFLKGVLFKKVLGKVVILRTESLPVVELDENEGDPFEYNIIRFIQSFFPEENRFLLNLGIHNLFVRDLTVPLVSEKAIQEVLPFEVENLVPYPMEELEVIGKTWRTGKENSDVITFNVHHSELFRALKPFAKGDLTLSCLSLDSFVLSALITKNYPLLVAEKSILQLDLGGRYCILNVLHEGKLRHTRQIYIGGEEITAEFASILKIDLEEARLIKESLPIGFLFDSMDKVEETKFLNQFHITAIQFKSLRKFILAKLDQVVHEVENSIFSLPEQERPTLILLSGGASLYPNLTGYLEEKLGIKTGRYEFLGINDPSFVTSVATGVHFESRNRVNFLETGFAKKIHTNRFKLAAFKPHIILVSISLILLFGVFLIGIILDKRKIAANKQILIEKYKNGIGGELGEEEDPLDTANKKLKAERKKTEIYRLFLSQESVLDVLNEATEQFPSPEVLPFILDQFNFEEKEIQIYGRVNEFGEIGTIQSALEKSEKFTNIQIQNKRLITGVNKFKVSFKIKMDVVTPKDEP
- a CDS encoding type II secretion system minor pseudopilin, which encodes MNHLRIRLFSTNKNAKKGFMVYLLVMAIGTASLFTASKFFEDAATEYRVARAQADGFRAHMLAKAGFMGAVGALKKIPEEVLYQSGLAMDPPPIPLGGGVIYYTMSPEDGKININSLVKIYDDQPNQRTIEMVTRLFYQFGLKREMIFPILDWIDENHQETGGGAEQYYYSRLSPPRKIKNAPFYSLSELLNVKGYDRSVVYESLKPKDYDKNNSKDFMTEEERALRSDKDYVLSNNITAYLPAGDSYDDRININTAPYFVLISLSDFMTKQAAMKILKLKLQKGGYIKELKDLETEPEFQVKTTGDLTLYKELAGEGTDVSGGRIKTKGEVYKITGVGIIKDKVVRKVTGLFDLTNNQMLYYTED